In Trichoderma atroviride chromosome 2, complete sequence, one DNA window encodes the following:
- a CDS encoding uncharacterized protein (EggNog:ENOG41~TransMembrane:1 (o388-407i)), whose amino-acid sequence MTADNAERPGQRGDDYSCDLGHAVQTNTTADFFAAIALGQESLVRNFIEQYPKISDAPNEHGETPLIAAVRADKPVIVRDLLWDGAKVNAFANYFQQGQSSPDSRTALQVAAAEGKLHMIRILRENRADVFLNAPDDVNALQLAAGNGHQSVVEHIQKAYAGAIGRPRVAPGGSTPDDRANTPDIPPVDRQEPVKHVSAQCFQTRKEKNLDCITWAIPKFILDKTPPTVISAITNVIVDKPKETRLLRKNVKSWCQEQIRDFPARVQKGRDLVDRGAKEALGLVTKTPEGTLQLMKRAPNALWTIMLYIGTMLRKLGIVAPYLLEQMTAIVQAIAKAIASIRAATLYSIKTVLSTIHSVFIEIPKRLVALVAQLKQTSCAMLQTRMGSLNKVIMIFAALALGICIIFSKRAWGLLRAPGKLAKKGVQEMMGLRVQK is encoded by the coding sequence ATGACAGCTGACAACGCGGAAAGACCTGGCCAGCGCGGCGATGATTACTCTTGTGACCTTGGCCATGCAGTTCAAACAAACACCACTGCAGACTTCTTCGCTGCCATTGCCCTCGGACAAGAAAGCCTAGTCAGAAACTTCATCGAACAATATCCTAAGATTTCTGACGCGCCAAATGAGCATGGCGAGACACCTCTCATAGCTGCTGTTCGCGCTGATAAGCCCGTCATTGTCAGAGATCTCTTATGGGACGGAGCAAAAGTGAACGCCTTTGCAAACTACTTTCAACAAGGTCAAAGTAGCCCAGACTCGCGGACTGCCCTCCAggttgcagctgcagagggcAAGCTTCATATGATTCGCATCTTGCGCGAGAACCGTGCCGACGTCTTTCTTAATGCTCCAGATGACGTCAATGCTCTTCAGTTGGCCGCCGGCAATGGGCATCAAAGTGTCGTGGAACATATTCAGAAAGCATATGCCGGTGCTATTGGCAGGCCGCGTGTTGCTCCAGGTGGCTCAACTCCTGATGACCGGGCAAACACACCAGATATTCCTCCAGTGGATCGTCAAGAACCAGTCAAACATGTTTCAGCTCAGTGTTTCCAGACACGCAAGGAAAAGAATTTAGACTGCATCACCTGGGCTATCCCAAAGTTTATTCTTGACAAAACTCCGCCAACTGTCATCTCCGCAATCACAAATGTTATTGTGGATAAGCCCAAAGAGACTCGGCTACTTCGCAAGAATGTGAAGTCGTGGTGCCAAGAGCAGATCCGAGACTTTCCTGCTCGTGTtcagaaaggaagagatctCGTTGATCGCGGAGCCAAAGAGGCACTTGGGCTCGTTACGAAGACACCAGAAGGGACTTTGCAGCTCATGAAGCGCGCACCCAATGCTCTATGGACAATCATGTTGTACATTGGGACAATGCTTCGTAAACTTGGCATAGTAGCTCCTTATCTTTTGGAACAGATGACAGCCATTGTTCAAGCCATTGCCAAAGCCATAGCAAGCATTCGGGCTGCTACCCTTTATAGCATCAAAACTGTCTTGAGCACCATTCATTCAGTTTTTATAGAGATTCCAAAAAGGCTTGTGGCGCTTGTAGCTCAACTGAAGCAAACAAGCTGTGCGATGCTGCAAACTAGAATGGGTTCATTGAACAAGGTTATCATGATCTTTGCCGCCTTGGCACTTGGGATTTGCATAATATTCTCCAAACGGGCTTGGGGGCTGCTGCGGGCGCCTGGAAAACTCGCAAAGAAAGGGGTGCAAGAGATGATGGGTCTGAGGGTCCAAAAATAA
- a CDS encoding uncharacterized protein (EggNog:ENOG41), with product MKRFSGLLDVHARRNSGNARLRFSGKEDHVNEAFDAAERRVTYIHRTVRDWFMEEPGVMARIAGKTPADFDPHLRLLRSYVLQMKNSLEEIEHHRQLDEWWPGIALALTHARYVQNDPDHLERTMVNEVDKTISWYWLAKPEDPYDHWARYGLGPYRVFKSAAPLWQPFLCLTTRFGLTRYVAEEVTARNAAEDEISAEKKELQTSESTPLLAYATEFLCSRKKTIFPLSDIQLVDFLIRNQCRINPGPNHDYTDFETHKPRTPWITVLRHLRDARRRNWIEYYDVDPQGTARWAGIVRLFVEEGGADKEAVVVKDSWDPEITALGVMEVLEGTYGGVEMRGLVRMWELRE from the coding sequence ATGAAGCGGTTTTCGGGTCTCCTCGACGTTCATGCGCGTCGTAATTCTGGGAATGCTCGCCTCCGGTTCTCTGGCAAGGAGGATCATGTGAATGAGGCTTTCGACGCAGCTGAGCGGCGAGTGACTTACATCCATCGTACGGTCCGCGACTGGTTCATGGAGGAGCCCGGCGTGATGGCTCGTATTGCAGGTAAGACGCCTGCCGACTTTGACCCCCATTTGCGACTCCTGCGATCGTACGTTTTGCAGATGAAGAATTCTCTCGAGGAGATTGAACACCATCGCCAACTGGATGAATGGTGGCCGGGCATTGCCCTCGCCTTGACGCATGCGAGATACGTGCAGAATGACCCGGATCACCTTGAGCGGACCATGGTGAATGAAGTGGACAAGACGATTTCATGGTATTGGTTGGCCAAGCCGGAAGATCCCTACGACCACTGGGCAAGATACGGCTTGGGGCCATACCGGGTGTTTAAATCTGCTGCGCCGCTGTGGCAGCCGTTTCTTTGCCTGACGACCAGGTTCGGCCTCACCAGATACGTGGCGGAAGAAGTAACGGCTCGCAATGCCGCGGAGGATGAGATATCagcggagaagaaggagctccAGACTTCCGAGTCGACTCCTCTGCTGGCGTACGCTACAGAGTTTCTCTGCTCTCGCAAAAAGACAATCTTTCCACTGTCAGATATCCAGCTGGTTGACTTTCTCATCCGCAACCAATGTCGCATCAATCCGGGCCCGAATCACGACTACACCGATTTTGAGACTCACAAGCCTCGGACGCCGTGGATCACGGTGCTGCGACATTTGCGGGATGCGCGCAGGAGGAACTGGATTGAGTACTACGATGTTGATCCTCAGGGCACTGCGCGGTGGGCGGGGATTGTCAGGTTGTTTgtggaggagggaggggcgGATAAGGAGGCGGTTGTTGTAAAGGATAGTTGGGATCCGGAGATTACGGCTTTGGGGGTGATGGAGGTGTTGGAGGGGACGTATGGAGGGGTTGAGATGAGGGGGCTGGTGAGGATGTGGGAGTTGAGAGAGTGA
- a CDS encoding uncharacterized protein (EggNog:ENOG41), translated as MAAVSSSRVRDPDAVAAVREFLQGAVALYRDVLAVYHDGDTSGAESSAVLPGEVLSAHHARLRDSVQALASVQPVAAPDVPHPLTTVPGACCKVGQDLVLHLDRAISPGHKSQPGSSFRDMWPARDVAALGNRLQHLSQQFHDDVDHTYEVRRLPLLEFVASGEQKDVWGDNSAALQQEEPREQEKEKPKMRRINIVPGDNVYIEVPIRKRATPDSIVHDYILDVLSYKSMHYREQEVTKAHSKTFEWVFQHSSPEDSEEVEHQFSTWLRGEELGPIYWITGKPGSGKSTFIRFLFDHESTMKRLKVWAKGKPVFTAGFFFWTSGSREQRSQAGLLRSLLHQFLSAYPELTSAAFPSLWTKLKSIDTKERVALELDFSIADLLEAFQAAIDAAMPQMNICLFIDGLDEFEGDHLAIIDFFKNLCLGEKGQSIKICLSSRPWAVFQNAFEYAVPNLRLQDLTYEDMYRYTKDRLRENTPIRRLLKNDAAAGEELIQQAVRKSDGVFLWVRLALNELIRTFQQETGLAGLSKTLDMLPIELNELFNLFFFENQDEAKLAEAAVIFSLMNARELVADFISNDAATALTVWELAFALRGERR; from the exons ATGGCGGCAGTGTCCTCTTCCCGTGTGCGTGATCCGGACGCTGTGGCTGCCGTGCGCGAGTTCTTGCAGGGTGCCGTTGCGCTCTACCGCGATGTGCTCGCTGTCTATCACGATGGTGACACTTCCGGTGCTGAAAGCAGTGCTGTCTTGCCGGGTGAAGTCTTGAGCGCTCATCATGCTCGGCTGAGAGATTCTGTCCAGGCGCTCGCAAGTGTTCAGCCTGTTGCCGCTCCTGATGTGCCTCATCCTCTGACTACCGTGCCGGGAGCCTGTTGCAAAGTTGGACAGGACCTTGTGTTGCATCTTGATAGAGCCATCAGCCCAGGCCATAAATCTCAGCCTGGATCCAGCTTTCGTGACATGTGGCCCGCTCGCGACGTTGCTGCACTGGGAAATCGGCTTCAACATTTGAGCCAGCAATTTCACGATGATGTTGATCACACCTATGA GGTTCGCCGGCTGCCACTCCTCGAGTTCGTCGCGTCTGGCGAGCAAAAAGACGTTTGGGGCGACAATAGCGCTGCTTTGCAACAAGAAGAGCCacgagaacaagaaaaggaaaagccaaaaatgAGGCGCATCAACATCGTGCCTGGCGACAACGTATACATCGAGGTGCCCATTAGAAAGCGAGCAACGCCTGATTCTATTGTGCACGACTACATCCTCGACGTTCTCTCCTACAAGAGCATGCATTACAGAGAGCAGGAGGTGACAAAGGCGCATAGCAAGACGTTTGAATGGGTGTTTCAACATTCATCGCCCGAGGACTCTGAAGAAGTAGAGCACCAATTTTCGACATGGCTCCGAGGAGAAGAACTTGGCCCCATTTATTGGATCACTGGAAAGCCTGGATCTGGAAAGTCTACCTTTATCCGCTTTCTCTTTGACCATGAGTCTACAATGAAGCGACTAAAAGTCTGGGCAAAGGGCAAACCAGTCTTTACGgcaggcttcttcttttggacCAGTGGATCTCGTGAACAACGTTCGCAGGCCGGCTTGCTGCGTTCCTTGCTTCATCAGTTTCTCTCAGCATATCCGGAACTGACTTCGGCAGCGTTTCCAAGTCTATGGACGAAGCTCAAAAGCATCGATACAAAAGAGCGAGTTGCTCTGGAGTTGGACTTTTCCATTGCCGATTTGTTGGAGGCGTTTCAAGCGGCGATTGATGCGGCGATGCCTCAAATGAATATTTGTTTGTTCATTGACGGGCTGGATGAGTTTGAAGGCGATCATTTGGCAATTATTGACTTTTTCAAGAATCTATGCTTGGGAGAAAAGGGGCAGTCGATCAAGATATGCCTGTCGTCTCGCCCGTGGGCTGTCTTTCAGAATGCGTTTGAGTATGCGGTGCCGAATCTGAGACTGCAAGACCTTACTTATGAAGACATGTATCGGTACACCAAGGATAGGCTGCGGGAAAACACTCCTATTAGACGCTTGCTGAAGAATGAtgcggcagctggagaggAGTTGATTCAGCAAGCAGTTCGAAAATCGGATGGAGTGTTTCTCTGGGTGAGACTCGCCCTCAACGAATTGATTCGCACCTTTCAACAGGAGACTGGGCTCGCTGGTTTATCAAAAACTCTCGACATGTTGCCGATTGAGCTCAATGAGCTGTTCAACCTGTTCTTCTTTGAGAATCAGGATGAAGCCAAGCTGGCTGAAGCGGCTGTCATTTTCAGTCTCATGAATGCGCGAGAGCTCGTGGCTGATTTCATCTCGAATGATGCGGCGACTGCGCTTACTGTATGGGAGCTTGCATTTGCTCTCAGGGGggagcgacgatga
- a CDS encoding uncharacterized protein (MEROPS:MER0003299), producing the protein MDGETLNAGAVANLRRVKDAVGVARHVLNYTQHTLLAGEQATQFAVENGFEEESLATQDSLKTCYGWRKGHCQPNYRVNVQPDPLSSCGPYSPLSLSSISTTSSSNSQARSHSHSNSHAHSHAQNSSHDTLSLIALHASSMAACTTTNGASHKIPGRVGDGPIPGSGSYVDSTVGGCGATGDGDVMMRFLPCYQAVESLRRGYSPQEAAEDAVRRILAKYPDAKTGIVVVDKGGEHAAAASGWQFSYSYRGGGDGEDGGGDGEAIEGG; encoded by the coding sequence ATGGACGGCGAGACGCTGAATGCCGGGGCAGTGGCCAACTTGCGCCGCGTCAAGGATGCTGTCGGGGTGGCGAGGCATGTGCTTAATTACACGCAGCACAcgctgctggctggcgaACAAGCAACGCAGTTTGCTGTCGAGAATGGCTTTGAAGAGGAGAGTCTGGCAACACAAGATTCGCTCAAGACGTGCTATGGATGGCGCAAGGGCCACTGCCAGCCAAACTACAGAGTCAACGTCCAGCCAGACCCTTTGTCCTCTTGCGGGCCGTACTCGCCACTATCACTCTCCAGTATCTCAAcaacctcatcatcaaactcACAAGCTCgctctcactctcactccAACTCTCACGCTCACTCTCACGCTCAAAACTCCTCCCACGACACCCTCTCCCTCATCGCCCTCCACGCCTCCTCCATGGCCGCCTGCACAACCACAAACGGCGCCTCCCACAAAATCCCCGGCCGCGTCGGCGACGGCCCCATCCCCGGCAGCGGCTCCTACGTCGACTCCACCgtcggcggctgcggcgccaccggcgacggcgacgtcATGATGCGCTTCCTCCCCTGCTACCAGGCCGTGGAGAGCCTGCGGCGCGGATATAGTCCCCAGGAAGCCGCCGAGGATGCCGTGAGGAGGATCCTGGCAAAGTATCCGGATGCGAAGACGGGGATTGTGGTGGTGGATAAAGGGGGGGAGCatgcggctgcggcgagtGGGTGGCAGTTTTCGTATTCTTATAGGGGTGGGGGGGATGGAGAGGACggaggtggtgatggtgaggCCATTGAAGGTGGATGA
- a CDS encoding uncharacterized protein (EggNog:ENOG41~TransMembrane:1 (o313-334i)): MSSPAGLPLDATITIVNNSGKLISTGKQLLSIWKTAQTSYREKKTELSEGRAQERAAEKAPPVPVKRAQTFDTTRSIPRRQYDELSVASSARTYRSSIAKKQLPPVPNQLALTEGNLERLSEVSSVAPSKLPSAYGGNININNNNAMVVKGSFSRVDPPMALQKVQPRMVGRTRSDTEIEAQKRFSMGSDLHLAYGDIPPDLADRVDLDKHTAYSDEPTLYDEEQQLQHIEGEREQAEQLIHKIENLLDEASCAQHSATAIITHLQERPDAAAAVALTLAELSGIIMKLSPGFAAILKGSSPAIFALLASPQFLIGTGIAVGVTVVMFGGWKIVQRIAQGGGAKKSMAYEAAAAPAPLPQIDNGVDEAIVLETVEVDISSIDTWRRGITTEFEAADIELMTPDADRAVRERRASGVPDDYFGSKSRKSSKMQHRSKTHSSSHSSSSPKSSSHKSKDSSDKKSSSGRRKSDDSNASGGSLSLFKRSLSGKKKDEGSVKGSVKNEEMTVKANMKKNNNMLKALFKSKGHRQSIAT; encoded by the exons ATGAGTTCGCCCGCCGGCCTGCCGCTGGATGCGACCATCACCATTGTCAACAACTCGGGCAAGCTCATCAGCACT GGCAAGCAGCTGCTCTCCATATGGAAGACGGCCCAGACGTCGTAtagggaaaagaagacggagcTCAGCGAAGGGCGGGCTCAGGAGCGAGCGGCTGAAAAGGCACCGCCGGTCCCCGTCAAGCGCGCGCAGACATTCGACACCACGCGCAGCATCCCGCGCCGGCAGTATGACGAGCTCAGCGTGGCCAGCTCGGCGCGCACGTACAGGAGCTCCattgccaagaagcagctgccGCCGGTGCCCAACCAGCTCGCCCTGACCGAGGGCAACCTGGAGCGGCTGTCCGAGGTGTCGAGCGTTGCGCCGTCAAAGCTGCCGTCGGCGTACGGaggcaacatcaacatcaacaatAATAATGCCATGGTTGTCAAGGGCAGCTTCTCGCGCGTCGACCCGCCCATGGCCCTGCAAAAGGTGCAGCCGCGCATGGTCGGCCGCACGCGCTCCGACACCGAGATTGAGGCCCAGAAGCGATTCAGCATGGGTAGCGACCTGCACCTGGCGTATGGCGACATCCCCCCCGATCTGGCGGACAGAGTCGACCTGGACAAGCACACGGCCTACTCGGATGAGCCGACGCTGTATgacgaggagcagcagctgcagcacatCGAGGGCGAGCGCGAGCAGGCCGAGCAGCTGATCCACAAGATTGAGAACCTGCTGGACGAGGCGTCGTGCGCGCAGCACTCGGCGACGGCCATCATCACGCACCTCCAGGAGCGCCCTgatgcggcggcggcggttgcGCTGACGCTGGCGGAGCTGTCGGGCATCATCATGAAGTTGTCGCCGGGCTTTGCGGCGATTCTCAAGGGAAGCTCGCCTGCGATTTTCGCGCTGCTCGCGTCGCCCCAATTCCTCATTGGCACGGGCATCGCCGTGGGCGTCACGGTCGTCATGTTTGGCGGGTGGAAGATTGTGCAGAGGATTGCGCAAGGCGGTGGTGCCAAGAAGTCCATGGCGTAcgaggccgctgctgcgccggcgccgctgccgcagatTGACAacggcgtcgacgaggccATTGTGCTGGAGACGGTCGAGGTGGACATAAGCTCCATTGATACGTGGAGGCGCGGCATCACGACGGAATTCGAGGCTGCTGATATAGAGCTGATGACGCCCGATGCGGATCGCGCGGTGAGGGAGCGACGGGCTTCTGGCGTTCCGGACGACTACTTTGGCTCAAAGTCGAGGAAGAGCTCCAAGATGCAGCACAGGTCCAAGACGCACTCGTCTTCACattcgtcttcgtcgcccAAGTCGTCGTCGCACAAGTCCAAGGATTCGtcggacaagaagagcagcagcggcagaagAAAGAGCGATGATTCCAACGCCTCTGGCGGCTCTTTGAGTCTGTTTAAGCGGTCTCTCtctggcaagaagaaggacgagggCAGCGTCAAGGGCAGCGTCAAGAATGAGGAGATGACTGTCAAGGCgaatatgaagaagaataacaATATGCTCAAGGCCTTGTTTAAGAGCAAGGGGCACAGACAGAGCATTGCTACCTAA